A stretch of DNA from Diospyros lotus cultivar Yz01 chromosome 14, ASM1463336v1, whole genome shotgun sequence:
CTCATTCTGATGCATTCAGTATTATTCTCATATACTAGAATGTCAAccaaaactcatatatttacTTCACAAACAGTCGAGCAACCGGTGGTGTGTCTCGCACCTCCACTGCTCGTTTTCCTTGGCCAAGTTCCATTGCCTCCATCGATCTATTCCTGGTACATGACTGGTTCATGAGCAAAATTTACCCTTTTCCTTCCCCTGCCGTTTCTCCAACCCGGGTTTGTTAGATGGTCATCATGGGGAAACCGCGAAGTTTTGTATCTTGACATGTACACGCCAGTGTTCCTCCCGTTCCTGGTACTTGGAGCCCACTGTTGCCAAACACTGGTATCTCTCCCATATTTCAAATTATCAGACCTATCGTAATTGTTGCCGTACTGATTCCAGCCCTGGGAGTTGTTCCAACTGTCTGTCCATCCACCATTTTTCATGGCTCCATCACTCAGATTTCTGCACTGTGAATCATCGCAAACTTCACCCCATCCGTTTTCCCCAGGGGCTGCATTAGCCTGTGCACAGTTGGGTTCCCATggatttcctttcttttccaaCAATAAATTAGTTGGCTGCTTTAAATCCCATTCTGCATCTCCCCAGCCGGTGGAAGAGAACAGCTGGTTTGGGATGAGAGAATCGCCAAGAATCACTACCTGCTCACCTTTTTCTTGGCCATCAGGTACCACAGAATCACGGTCCAAGTCCAATATGAGCTCAGGATCAATCTCAGAGTTCCAGTCTAtcttatcaatataaatatcagGATCAGGTAATGATATGTCACAAGGAAGCCCATTTATTGCTTCCCAATAACGGGTCTTCGCATTATGGAATGCCTCTTCACCAGCAGAGTCATTCCATTTTAGCACATTATCATATAGATGTAAAAGCTTCTTGGTCTCTATGACCTTTCGCCATGGAACTGCACCAACCACAATACAAAATTGCTTTTCCCATGAAGGCACAGTAGGCTGCCAACtacctaaaagaaaaatattgaagtGTCAAATGCCATTAAAAAAAGGGCACACCCAGTGCATGAGATCCCCGCTTTgcaaaacaagataaaaaatagaaataaaagcCTAAAGATGGAAACTGCCAGGCAGGGatataaaataagaaacaaCTCCTGCAATATTAGATGGAATAAAAGATGGAAAGCAATAGAAGTTCCATGATGGGAGTTAGCAGAAAACATAACCAGAAATTAACAAAAGGTACTGAAAGGGCAACATCTGAAATAAGGCATGTCTTGATTGCAGGATTTGGATAATTGTTTCCCCAGCTGTAAAAGAAACCTACTGCTTATGGACAGACCAATAACAAATGTGTCCTGATTTTCACAAATTCAATCATATCTATTAGGCTTCCCACCTTTTTTGCTGCAGTCATATCACCTTTAAGCTGAAATGAACAATCtcataaagagaaaaaaagaaagaaagaaaaaaaatagaggaatgGAGCAGAAGAATGTCATGGCATCTGAGATTTGTGCTTGAATTTGCAACATCAAAAACTGGCTAagaatgtatttatttattttccactATTCTCGTGCATTATATTTGTTGCTTACAATGACACTACCAACAAATAAGCTAACACGATGTTTGTTTCCTGActtaagagaaaatgaaaagccCCCTCAAAAAGGCCCTTCTTTTTTTTAGTTCAACTCACGTGCTGTTGCTTCCCAACAGTTCTACAATGATTCCTATTTGCCGTTCTCCACGGGGCATTAAACAAGATTTTGGGTATAAAGAAACCA
This window harbors:
- the LOC127791193 gene encoding uncharacterized protein LOC127791193 yields the protein MGGWRGQRNENYDQGVTRTRSQNRRPPLGSWQPTVPSWEKQFCIVVGAVPWRKVIETKKLLHLYDNVLKWNDSAGEEAFHNAKTRYWEAINGLPCDISLPDPDIYIDKIDWNSEIDPELILDLDRDSVVPDGQEKGEQVVILGDSLIPNQLFSSTGWGDAEWDLKQPTNLLLEKKGNPWEPNCAQANAAPGENGWGEVCDDSQCRNLSDGAMKNGGWTDSWNNSQGWNQYGNNYDRSDNLKYGRDTSVWQQWAPSTRNGRNTGVYMSRYKTSRFPHDDHLTNPGWRNGRGRKRVNFAHEPVMYQE